The following coding sequences lie in one Crassostrea angulata isolate pt1a10 chromosome 10, ASM2561291v2, whole genome shotgun sequence genomic window:
- the LOC128164782 gene encoding uncharacterized protein K02A2.6-like, whose amino-acid sequence MSQTRQRIHILATNECRGQSRTFDSNQGREPLKPHEVPPRPWAKVGLDIFTFVHQNYLIITDYISNFFEMESLNQLTSREVIRKLRSQFARHGIPDTCMSDNGPQFASEEFADFEHLWEFDHITSSPHYPHINWKAEKAVKVARQILKKAKHTKSNPYLALLDYRNTPTQHVGTSPAMRLMGRRTKTLLPIKGNLHQPKDATFEKGKIDIAKLKQAEYYNKSAHPLQPLSVGETVRVKTPNRPWEKGTITGTNTETRSFEVKTEAGADYTRKRKHLIKSMEGPVPYDNPDVPEDNPNCTSNDNKGTNPGPNTNKDPETITTRSGREVKPPMKRYDDPESRDRKRF is encoded by the exons ATGTCTCAGACGCGCCAGAGAATCCATATACTGGCCACAAATGAATGCCGAGGTCAAAGTCGCACCTTTGACAGCAATCAAGGAAGAGAACCGTTGAAACCACATGAAGTACCGCCACGTCCATGGGCTAAGGTCGGCTTGGACATTTTCACATTTGTTCACCAGAACTACCTAATCATAACTGACTATATCTCGAATTTCTTTGAGATGGAATCATTGAACCAGCTGACCTCGCGGGAGGTCATAAGGAAACTTCGATCACAATTTGCTAGACACGGCATACCAGACACATGCATGTCAGATAACGGACCACAGTTTGCGTCGGAGGAATTTGCGGACTTTGAACATCTGTGGGAGTTTGACCATATAACATCATCGCCTCACTACCCACATATCAATTGGAAAGCAGAAAAAGCTGTCAAAGTTGCCAGACAAATCCTCAAAAAAGCAAAACATACAAAATCGAATCCGTACCTTGCACTGTTGGATTACAGAAATACACCAACGCAACATGTGGGAACAAGTCCAGCCATGCGGTTAATGGGTAGGAGAACAAAAACACTCCTTCCTATAAAAGGGAACCTACACCAGCCTAAAGATGCTACCTTTGAGAAAGGGAAAATTGATATCGCCAAATTAAAACAAGCAGAGTACTACAACAAATCCGCACATCCGTTACAACCGCTATCAGTGGGAGAAACGGTTAGAGTGAAAACCCCAAACAGACCATGGGAAAAAGGAACTATAACCGGGACCAACACAGAGACAAGATCGTTCGAGGTCAAAACAGAGGCTGGAGCTGACTATACAAGAAAAAGGAAACACCTGATAAAATCAATGGAAGGTCCAGTGCCATACGACAATCCAGACGTGCCAGAAGACAATCCAAACTGCACATCTAATGACAACAAAGGAACTAATCCTGGGCCGAACACCAATAAAGATCCAGAGACCATCACCACTCGATCAGGGCGCGAAGTGAAGCCacca ATGAAACGTTACGATGATCCCGAGTCACGTGACAGAAAGCGATTTTAG